Proteins encoded together in one Thermococcus barophilus MP window:
- a CDS encoding ATP-binding protein produces the protein MYEQFVNRENELEALRKAYISKRKELIIVYGRRRVGKTALVQKSVKSLNHIYFFAEETLEEENLLMFRKLTAEVLGNPIIAKAELSWEELFELLDGSNVIVIIDEFPNLIKSNRAIISKFQKIWDSSKNLKLVLTGSSISIMESQVLGYKSPLYGRRTLSIKLEPLKFFHLREFFPEKSWEELVRIYGITDGIPAYIKEVQFRLSAGEKLEGVFQPNKPLFDEAEFLLRTELREPARYFAILKAIAFGKTKFGDIVSFTGLPSSTVSQYLSNLQTLHIVEEKHPVGEPERRRNARYYLSDLYFNFWFRFVYPNRSQLLEFGYIENFEEEYNQYLGFVFEKVVEQFLRELNRREKLPFKFTKIGKWWHKNEEIDLVALNEREKKALFVEVKWKDLKDREARGVLKDLERKAELVGLDGWTKAYGLVAKSLEGKEKLRSKGWLVWDLEDFERLIEKKDVRK, from the coding sequence ATGTATGAACAATTTGTGAACCGTGAAAATGAGCTTGAGGCATTGAGAAAAGCATACATCAGCAAAAGAAAGGAGCTTATAATTGTTTACGGACGCAGAAGAGTGGGAAAAACCGCTCTCGTTCAAAAATCCGTGAAGAGTCTTAACCATATTTATTTTTTCGCCGAAGAAACACTTGAAGAAGAAAATCTTCTGATGTTCAGGAAATTAACTGCTGAAGTTCTTGGAAATCCCATCATAGCAAAGGCAGAACTCTCGTGGGAGGAGCTTTTCGAGCTTCTTGATGGTTCAAATGTCATTGTGATAATAGATGAGTTTCCGAACCTTATTAAGTCCAACAGGGCAATAATCTCAAAGTTTCAAAAGATTTGGGACAGTTCAAAAAACCTTAAGCTCGTCCTCACAGGTTCTTCAATAAGCATCATGGAAAGCCAAGTTCTCGGATACAAAAGTCCGCTCTATGGAAGGAGAACTCTCTCAATAAAGCTTGAACCCTTAAAATTCTTCCATCTGCGCGAGTTTTTCCCTGAAAAAAGCTGGGAAGAACTCGTTAGAATTTACGGCATAACAGATGGCATCCCGGCTTATATAAAGGAGGTTCAGTTCAGGCTGAGCGCTGGAGAGAAGCTTGAAGGGGTATTCCAGCCAAATAAACCCCTCTTTGATGAGGCGGAATTTTTGCTTAGAACAGAACTGAGAGAGCCGGCGCGCTACTTCGCAATACTCAAGGCAATAGCCTTTGGCAAGACAAAGTTCGGCGATATAGTGAGCTTTACGGGTTTGCCAAGTTCGACGGTCTCCCAATATCTCAGTAACCTCCAGACCCTTCACATAGTTGAAGAGAAGCATCCTGTTGGGGAACCCGAACGGAGGAGGAACGCACGCTACTACCTCAGCGACCTCTACTTTAACTTCTGGTTCCGCTTTGTCTACCCCAACCGCTCTCAGCTTCTTGAGTTCGGATATATTGAGAACTTTGAGGAGGAGTATAACCAGTATTTGGGCTTCGTTTTCGAAAAGGTTGTCGAGCAGTTCCTCAGGGAGCTGAACAGGAGAGAAAAGCTCCCATTTAAGTTCACGAAGATCGGGAAGTGGTGGCACAAGAATGAGGAGATTGATCTTGTGGCTTTGAACGAGCGGGAAAAGAAGGCGCTCTTCGTTGAGGTCAAGTGGAAGGATTTGAAAGATAGGGAAGCTCGTGGAGTTCTCAAAGATCTTGAGCGGAAGGCAGAACTCGTTGGGCTGGACGGCTGGACAAAGGCTTACGGACTGGTGGCCAAGAGCTTAGAAGGAAAAGAAAAGTTGAGGAGCAAAGGCTGGCTGGTCTGGGATTTGGAGGATTTCGAAAGGCTTATTGAAAAGAAAGATGTGAGAAAATAA
- the ndk gene encoding nucleoside-diphosphate kinase, giving the protein MADNKVERTLVIIKPDAVVRGLIGEIISRFEKKGLKIVGMKMIHIDRELAERHYEEHKGKPFFNALIDYITKAPSVVMVVEGRYAISVVRKMAGATDPKDAEPGTIRGDLGLDVGDAIYNVVHASDSPESAEREINLYFKPEEIFEYSKAADWFYKTHWDKEKGEWIE; this is encoded by the coding sequence GTTATAATAAAGCCAGATGCCGTTGTTAGGGGATTAATAGGAGAAATCATCTCAAGATTTGAAAAGAAAGGCCTTAAAATCGTTGGAATGAAGATGATTCACATTGATAGAGAGCTGGCGGAGAGACACTATGAGGAGCACAAAGGGAAGCCGTTCTTCAATGCCCTCATTGACTACATAACAAAGGCTCCAAGCGTTGTCATGGTGGTTGAGGGTCGTTACGCCATCAGCGTCGTGAGAAAGATGGCTGGTGCAACTGATCCAAAAGACGCAGAGCCGGGAACAATAAGGGGAGATTTAGGTTTGGATGTTGGGGATGCAATCTATAATGTTGTCCATGCAAGCGACAGCCCGGAGAGCGCTGAGCGTGAGATAAACCTCTACTTCAAGCCCGAAGAAATCTTTGAATATTCAAAAGCCGCTGACTGGTTCTACAAGACGCACTGGGATAAGGAAAAGGGCGAGTGGATTGAGTAG
- the infB gene encoding intein-containing translation initiation factor aIF-2, with protein MKRIRQPIIAVLGHVDHGKCLLPDEKIIVPELGEVTLKELFELGGEVIAKDWEKEIRKLNIEVHVVSQDGTIRRAKSPYIWRLKHRGKILRVKLKNWHSISVTPEHPFLTNKGWKRADQLKPGDYVAVPKRIEGNESYERFMEFVYSKILTKELIVKIGEDKLEKIRKHFREYKIYKVQKNVFRKEDIEKLNLNDSIEKIAFTPRVHRSGKPLYYLEMPKSMGEWKAVFYFAGVMFGDGSQEKIANNDEEVFERLKGLESLGVELVRVKRRTSYEIELRKAKNALLRLIKVLFEYPEEKKAHNIKVPKVLFIAPKGLVAEFVRGYFDADAYVSLKDARIEVTSASKEFIEKLTLVLLRFGILSKIYENKGYWTLIISGRRNLIEFRRHIGFTVRAKAERLDEIIKKSKKSELYPIQEELKRLRLLFGFTKSELNSEVSYYSKYESSELPSYEILKKILAAIRRGSKNLDTKLSTLEGSKIDHNYIKAFEADGLIKNGKLTELGKELVEVWKNKEFDSKDVDYIENIIENLAFIPVESVEEIEYDGYVYDLTTETHNFIANGILVHNTTLLDKIRKTNVAAKEAGGITQHIGATEVPIDVVKQIAGPLLKLWKGEIKLPGLLFIDTPGHEAFTSLRARGGSLADLAILIVDINEGFQPQTIESIEILRRYKTPFIVAANKIDRIKGWKIQEWEPFLVNIKKQDQRAVQELETKLWELIGKFYEMGFQANRFDRVQDFTRELAIVPISAKYGIGVPELLVLIAGLSQKYLEKKLKIEVEGPARGTILEVREEPGLGTTIDVIIYDGTLHKDDIIVVGGKDKAIVTKIRALLKPKPLDEIRDPRFRFDQVDEVVAAAGVKIAAPDLEEALAGSPVIACRSEEEIEKARQEILNQIKSVVISTDKVGVIVKADTLGSLEALSKELQEKNIPIRKADVGNISKTDVMEALSVKEEKPLYGVVLGFNVKVNEDAEEIAKAKGVPIFVGNIIYKIIEDYEAWVKAEEEKKKKELLAKTTFPGVIRLFPDERYVFRRSHPAIVGVEVLEGRIKPGYTLIKQNGQKVGTIKSIKSKNDFLQEAKKGEAVAIAIDGPIVGRHIHPGEILYVDLSRDDAIRLVKELRDMLDETDIKALKMIAKVKAREDPFWAAL; from the coding sequence ATGAAAAGAATTAGACAGCCAATTATAGCTGTTCTTGGTCATGTTGATCATGGAAAGTGCCTCTTACCAGATGAAAAGATAATAGTTCCAGAGCTTGGTGAAGTTACATTAAAAGAGCTGTTTGAGCTTGGAGGAGAAGTTATTGCTAAAGATTGGGAAAAAGAAATCAGAAAACTTAACATTGAGGTTCATGTTGTAAGTCAAGACGGGACTATTCGGAGAGCTAAAAGTCCCTATATCTGGCGGTTGAAGCACAGGGGCAAAATCCTTAGGGTGAAGCTAAAAAACTGGCACTCTATTAGTGTAACCCCGGAGCATCCGTTTCTAACGAACAAAGGATGGAAACGAGCCGACCAGCTTAAGCCAGGAGACTATGTTGCAGTTCCAAAGAGAATCGAGGGGAATGAGAGCTACGAGCGTTTTATGGAGTTCGTTTACTCGAAAATTCTAACGAAAGAACTAATTGTAAAGATAGGTGAGGATAAGCTCGAAAAAATTAGGAAGCACTTTAGAGAATATAAGATATACAAGGTCCAAAAAAATGTCTTCAGAAAAGAGGACATTGAAAAATTGAATCTCAACGATAGCATTGAAAAAATAGCTTTTACTCCCCGGGTTCATCGCTCTGGAAAGCCTCTATACTATCTGGAAATGCCAAAAAGTATGGGCGAGTGGAAGGCTGTGTTCTACTTTGCTGGAGTCATGTTCGGTGATGGAAGTCAAGAAAAAATAGCAAACAACGATGAGGAAGTCTTCGAGAGGCTCAAAGGTCTTGAATCCCTTGGTGTAGAGCTTGTTAGAGTCAAGAGGAGAACTTCCTACGAAATAGAACTGAGAAAAGCGAAAAATGCCCTGCTTAGATTGATAAAAGTGCTTTTCGAGTATCCGGAAGAGAAAAAGGCTCATAACATCAAGGTTCCAAAAGTCCTCTTCATTGCTCCAAAGGGGCTCGTGGCTGAATTCGTTAGGGGCTACTTTGATGCAGACGCTTATGTCAGCTTGAAGGATGCAAGAATTGAAGTAACGAGTGCATCAAAGGAGTTCATTGAAAAGCTAACTCTCGTGCTTCTCAGGTTTGGAATCCTGTCGAAAATTTATGAGAATAAAGGATACTGGACACTGATAATCTCAGGAAGAAGGAACCTTATTGAATTTAGGAGACATATCGGATTCACAGTAAGAGCCAAGGCTGAGAGGCTTGATGAGATAATTAAGAAGAGTAAAAAGAGCGAGCTTTATCCAATTCAGGAAGAGCTCAAAAGGCTGAGGCTTTTATTTGGATTTACAAAAAGCGAACTCAACAGCGAAGTTTCTTATTACTCAAAATATGAAAGCTCAGAGCTTCCGAGTTATGAAATCCTCAAGAAGATTCTTGCTGCAATCAGGCGGGGCTCAAAAAACCTTGATACAAAGCTCAGTACCCTTGAAGGCTCAAAAATAGATCACAACTACATTAAGGCTTTTGAAGCAGACGGTTTAATCAAAAACGGAAAGCTTACAGAACTCGGCAAAGAGCTCGTCGAAGTCTGGAAGAACAAAGAGTTCGATTCAAAGGACGTGGACTACATTGAGAACATAATTGAGAACCTTGCCTTTATACCTGTGGAAAGTGTTGAAGAAATAGAATATGACGGCTATGTCTATGACCTCACAACCGAAACTCACAACTTCATAGCCAACGGAATCTTAGTCCACAACACCACTCTGCTTGACAAAATCCGTAAAACAAATGTCGCCGCTAAAGAAGCCGGGGGGATAACCCAGCACATAGGTGCAACTGAAGTCCCTATCGATGTTGTTAAGCAAATTGCTGGGCCTCTCCTAAAGCTCTGGAAAGGCGAGATAAAGCTTCCTGGCTTGCTGTTTATTGACACTCCAGGTCACGAGGCATTCACAAGTTTGAGAGCGAGAGGAGGCAGTTTGGCTGATTTGGCCATTCTCATTGTTGACATAAATGAAGGCTTTCAGCCCCAGACAATTGAGAGTATTGAAATCCTGAGAAGATATAAAACACCGTTCATAGTTGCTGCAAACAAGATTGACCGTATAAAGGGCTGGAAAATCCAGGAATGGGAGCCTTTCTTGGTGAACATTAAAAAACAGGATCAAAGAGCTGTGCAAGAGCTTGAGACAAAGCTCTGGGAGCTTATTGGAAAGTTCTATGAGATGGGCTTCCAAGCGAACAGGTTTGATAGAGTTCAAGACTTTACACGTGAGCTGGCTATCGTTCCAATTTCAGCCAAGTATGGGATAGGTGTTCCGGAGCTTTTAGTCCTCATAGCTGGTTTATCTCAGAAGTATTTGGAGAAAAAGCTCAAGATTGAGGTTGAAGGTCCAGCGAGGGGTACGATCCTTGAGGTTAGGGAAGAGCCGGGATTGGGGACAACTATTGATGTCATAATCTACGATGGAACACTCCACAAGGATGACATCATAGTCGTCGGTGGAAAGGACAAAGCAATAGTAACGAAGATCAGAGCTTTGCTCAAGCCGAAGCCCTTGGATGAGATTAGAGACCCAAGGTTCAGGTTTGACCAAGTTGATGAAGTCGTTGCAGCGGCGGGTGTTAAGATAGCCGCACCCGATTTGGAGGAGGCCTTAGCAGGTTCACCGGTGATAGCGTGCAGGAGTGAAGAGGAAATCGAAAAAGCAAGGCAGGAAATTCTTAACCAGATTAAAAGCGTTGTGATAAGCACGGACAAGGTTGGGGTAATAGTTAAGGCTGACACTCTTGGAAGCCTTGAAGCGTTAAGCAAGGAGCTCCAGGAGAAAAACATCCCCATTAGAAAAGCTGATGTCGGAAACATAAGCAAAACCGATGTCATGGAGGCTCTAAGCGTAAAAGAAGAAAAGCCTCTCTACGGTGTCGTTCTTGGATTCAACGTCAAAGTCAACGAAGATGCGGAGGAAATTGCAAAGGCCAAGGGGGTGCCAATATTCGTCGGGAACATCATCTATAAGATAATTGAGGACTACGAAGCATGGGTAAAAGCGGAAGAAGAGAAGAAGAAAAAGGAGCTGTTAGCTAAGACAACTTTCCCCGGCGTTATAAGACTGTTCCCAGATGAACGTTACGTCTTCAGGAGAAGTCATCCAGCAATAGTTGGTGTTGAAGTCCTTGAGGGAAGAATTAAGCCTGGCTACACTCTAATAAAGCAAAACGGACAGAAGGTCGGAACAATAAAGTCCATTAAGTCCAAAAATGACTTTCTCCAAGAAGCCAAAAAAGGTGAAGCCGTTGCCATTGCCATTGATGGCCCAATAGTTGGAAGGCACATCCATCCAGGAGAAATTCTCTACGTTGATTTGAGCAGAGACGATGCAATAAGGCTTGTGAAAGAGCTTAGAGATATGCTTGACGAGACCGATATAAAGGCTTTGAAGATGATTGCAAAAGTTAAGGCAAGAGAAGATCCGTTCTGGGCGGCTCTTTGA